The following coding sequences lie in one Microvirga sp. 17 mud 1-3 genomic window:
- a CDS encoding DUF1194 domain-containing protein has product MVRSGCMRLAAGLVLALTFLVVSPRAKAQTEVDLALVLAVDISFSMDTEEQALQREGFAQAFRSPLVHEAIRGGLLGRIAVTYMEWAGSADQKVIVPWTVLDNSESLMAFADRIASTPLRRAQRTSISSAIDFATRLFDELDVSPTRRVIDVSGDGPNNQGRTVEQARNDTLAKGIVINGLPIMLHKPGYLDIPDLDIYYRDCVIGGQGAFMVPVRERDQFVNAIKTKILLEVANLTPRQDFRIERIQAPPRANCLTGEMQWRDRWNN; this is encoded by the coding sequence ATGGTTCGCTCCGGCTGCATGCGCCTTGCCGCAGGTCTCGTCCTGGCCCTGACCTTTCTGGTCGTATCTCCCCGGGCCAAGGCCCAGACGGAGGTGGACCTTGCCCTCGTCCTGGCGGTCGACATCTCCTTTTCGATGGATACGGAGGAGCAGGCCCTGCAGCGGGAGGGATTCGCCCAGGCGTTCCGCTCTCCCCTCGTCCACGAGGCGATCCGGGGCGGGCTTCTGGGCCGCATAGCCGTCACCTACATGGAATGGGCCGGATCGGCGGACCAGAAGGTAATCGTCCCCTGGACGGTCCTCGACAATTCCGAGAGCCTGATGGCTTTTGCGGACAGGATCGCGTCGACGCCCCTGCGGCGCGCCCAGCGCACCTCCATTTCGAGCGCCATCGATTTCGCGACGCGCCTTTTCGACGAGCTCGACGTCAGCCCGACCCGCCGGGTCATCGACGTCTCGGGCGACGGCCCCAACAACCAGGGCCGCACGGTCGAGCAGGCCCGGAACGACACCCTCGCCAAGGGAATCGTCATCAACGGCCTGCCGATCATGCTGCACAAGCCCGGCTACCTCGACATCCCGGATCTCGACATCTATTACAGGGACTGCGTCATCGGAGGTCAGGGGGCGTTCATGGTTCCGGTTCGCGAGCGCGACCAGTTCGTCAACGCCATCAAGACCAAGATCCTGCTCGAGGTCGCCAATCTCACGCCTCGTCAGGATTTCCGGATCGAGCGCATCCAGGCTCCCCCCCGCGCCAATTGCCTGACGGGCGAGATGCAGTGGCGCGACCGTTGGAACAACTGA
- a CDS encoding TIGR02300 family protein produces the protein MAKPELGLKRQCMSCGAKFYDLSRDPAVCPKCGTVFQATAMSRVAAPAVAHAANDEDETELETAGAEMISLDEVEAGEAEKDLPGDDDIDVADDVADDDTFLEDEEEGDDDVSDLIDSDLEDDEEA, from the coding sequence GTGGCCAAACCGGAACTCGGCTTGAAGCGCCAGTGCATGAGCTGCGGCGCGAAATTCTACGATCTCAGCAGGGATCCCGCTGTCTGCCCGAAATGCGGCACCGTCTTCCAGGCGACCGCCATGAGCCGCGTCGCCGCTCCTGCGGTCGCTCATGCGGCCAACGATGAGGACGAGACCGAGCTCGAGACGGCGGGCGCCGAAATGATTTCGCTCGACGAGGTCGAGGCCGGCGAGGCCGAGAAGGACCTGCCCGGCGACGACGACATCGATGTGGCCGACGACGTCGCCGATGACGACACCTTCCTCGAGGATGAGGAAGAGGGCGACGACGATGTCTCCGACCTGATCGACAGCGATCTGGAGGACGATGAAGAGGCTTGA
- a CDS encoding efflux RND transporter periplasmic adaptor subunit — MIRRILFVVLAALVAAGAYYVLVFRPSHMPSVPQAQAAQPPPQVGIIVAQPAEVPYPVEFAGRVAGFRDVEVRPRVGGLLLKREFEEGARVKQDQVLFRIDPATYEVALNRATAQLDQARAALQEAEENFNRIEPLARRAISTEAQLTEARSRRDQARAGVQLAEAEVQNAKLNLDYTTVTAPVSGITALQSPSIGSLILAQQTLLTTITPLDPAYVNFSFTDEEGRAFRVLNEHRDNPISEKDLTVELQFTPEMRYPQTGKIDTAAQRVDPQTGTIQARAVFPNPDGVLLPGQFVRVRLMGIALPDAIVVPQQAVSQGPQGPTVYVLGEHDVAQVRPVRLGPELKEGWVISDGLRKGERVIVDGVIRVRPGQPVRPVPVSSGTTSAPAAQPAPAAKPPG, encoded by the coding sequence GTGATCAGGCGCATCCTCTTCGTCGTCCTGGCCGCTTTGGTGGCCGCAGGTGCATATTACGTCCTCGTCTTCCGTCCATCCCACATGCCATCAGTGCCCCAGGCCCAGGCCGCGCAGCCTCCGCCACAGGTCGGCATCATCGTGGCTCAGCCTGCAGAGGTGCCTTATCCGGTGGAGTTCGCCGGTCGCGTCGCAGGCTTCCGCGATGTCGAGGTGCGCCCGCGCGTCGGCGGGCTTCTTCTCAAGCGGGAATTCGAGGAGGGTGCGCGCGTCAAGCAGGACCAGGTGCTCTTCCGAATCGACCCGGCTACCTACGAGGTGGCCCTGAACCGGGCCACGGCGCAGCTGGATCAGGCGCGGGCGGCCCTGCAGGAGGCTGAGGAGAACTTCAACCGGATCGAGCCGCTCGCCCGCCGCGCCATTTCCACGGAGGCGCAGCTCACGGAGGCCCGCTCCCGTCGGGACCAGGCCCGCGCCGGCGTCCAGCTCGCCGAAGCCGAAGTGCAGAACGCCAAGCTCAACCTGGACTACACCACCGTGACAGCTCCGGTTTCCGGAATCACGGCCTTGCAGTCGCCCTCGATCGGCTCGCTTATCCTGGCGCAGCAGACACTTCTGACCACTATTACGCCGCTCGATCCCGCCTATGTGAACTTCTCCTTCACGGATGAGGAGGGCCGCGCGTTCCGGGTCCTGAACGAGCATCGGGACAACCCGATTTCCGAAAAGGATCTGACGGTCGAGCTGCAATTCACCCCGGAGATGCGCTATCCCCAGACCGGCAAGATCGATACGGCGGCCCAGCGTGTCGACCCGCAGACGGGGACGATCCAGGCGCGAGCGGTCTTTCCCAATCCCGACGGTGTCCTTCTACCCGGCCAGTTCGTGCGGGTGCGCCTCATGGGCATTGCGCTCCCGGACGCGATCGTCGTGCCGCAGCAGGCGGTAAGCCAGGGGCCACAGGGGCCTACGGTCTATGTGCTCGGAGAGCACGACGTCGCCCAGGTCCGGCCCGTCCGGCTGGGCCCGGAACTCAAGGAGGGTTGGGTGATCAGCGATGGGCTGCGCAAGGGTGAGCGGGTCATCGTCGATGGCGTGATCCGCGTCCGCCCAGGCCAGCCCGTCAGGCCGGTGCCGGTATCCTCCGGCACCACGTCCGCACCAGCAGCGCAGCCGGCGCCGGCCGCGAAGCCGCCCGGCTGA
- a CDS encoding efflux RND transporter permease subunit — MSTFFINRPIFASVLSIVILLAGLLAMRVLPIAQYPEIVPPQVVVSATYPGASAQTIAETVAAPLEQQVNGVEDMIYMQSTSTGSGTMSLAVYFKTGTDADQATINVNNRVQRATAVLPEEVRRQGVTVTKQSSSILQIVTLSSPDRRYDTIYISNYALVNIIDELRRTPGVGDASFFGASDYSMRIWLKPDKVAQYNLTPGDIANAIREQNAQFAAGRFGEEPMPGSQAFTYSVTTQGRFADPREFEQIILRSDENGGALRLKDVARVELGSQNYSTVSTLNGAPTVPIGIYLQPDANALEVSRAIESAMERLSRRFPDGLRYDVPFNTTLFINASIEAVVHTFIEAIILVVVVVFLFLQNWRATVIPVLAVPVSIIGTFAGMYLLGFSINLLTLFGLILAIGIVVDDAIIVLENVERIMSSEGKSPREAAIQAMHEVSGPVVAVVLVLCAVFIPVSFLGGLAGELYRQFAVTIAVSVVVSGIVALTLTPALCAVFLKEGHQEPWLPFRVFNRGFDWLTQRFVGGTAFFLRRALAVLAIIVLMFGATWWLFQRVPGGLVPAEDQGSFFLVTMLPPAASLDRTIAVTAKVTEGAMQNPAVADVVTISGFDFLSGAQKTNAGVSFVTLKDWSERTDPSLDARNLAPSFAALNANFRDGVVIGFNPPPIMGLSTTGGFEFYLQDRSGGNLESLAQAAQQVIQAASQRPELAGVSTTFNTGVPQYRIDVDRDKAKALGVPITTIFDTMQSTFGSLYVNDFSLFGRTYRVSLSSEAQFRQTPDDLRHVFVRSANDTMVPLNALVSATRIVGPDVVDRFNVFPAAKIQGNPAPGYSSGQAIAAMEQVVAQTLSSDYSIGWTGSAYQELQSAGTGTQGFVFGLIMVFLILAAQYERWSLPFAVIAAVPFAVFGAILAIWLRGIENDIYFQVGLVTLIGLAAKNAILIVEFATERYRAGMPAYEAALEAARLRFRPIVMTSLAFILGVVPLATATGASSASRHSIGTGVIGGMLAATFLAIFFVPLFFRLVTRDRKRQEPAEAPAPPAPAE; from the coding sequence ATGTCGACGTTCTTCATCAACCGCCCGATCTTCGCCTCGGTCCTGTCCATCGTCATCCTGCTGGCCGGGCTCCTCGCCATGCGGGTCCTGCCGATCGCGCAATATCCCGAGATCGTTCCTCCTCAGGTCGTGGTTTCGGCGACCTATCCGGGCGCGAGCGCCCAGACGATTGCCGAGACCGTGGCAGCGCCCCTGGAGCAGCAGGTCAACGGCGTCGAGGACATGATCTACATGCAATCGACCTCCACGGGGTCGGGCACCATGAGCCTGGCGGTCTATTTCAAGACGGGCACCGATGCGGACCAGGCGACCATCAACGTCAACAACCGCGTCCAGCGCGCGACAGCGGTCCTGCCCGAAGAGGTGCGGCGACAGGGCGTCACGGTCACGAAGCAGTCATCGTCGATTCTGCAGATCGTCACCCTGTCGTCCCCGGATCGGCGCTACGACACGATCTACATCTCGAACTACGCGCTCGTGAACATCATCGACGAGCTGCGGCGAACGCCCGGCGTAGGCGATGCCTCCTTCTTCGGCGCTTCCGACTATTCGATGCGCATCTGGCTCAAGCCCGACAAGGTCGCCCAGTACAACCTCACGCCGGGCGACATTGCGAACGCCATCCGGGAGCAGAACGCCCAGTTCGCGGCGGGCCGCTTTGGCGAGGAGCCGATGCCCGGCAGCCAGGCCTTCACCTATTCGGTGACGACACAGGGGCGCTTTGCGGATCCGCGCGAGTTCGAGCAGATCATCCTGCGCTCCGATGAAAACGGCGGGGCGCTGCGGCTGAAGGACGTGGCGCGGGTCGAGCTCGGCTCGCAGAACTACTCGACCGTCTCGACCCTCAACGGAGCGCCGACGGTGCCCATCGGCATCTATCTCCAGCCCGACGCCAATGCGCTGGAGGTCTCGCGGGCCATCGAGTCCGCGATGGAGCGGCTCTCGCGGCGTTTCCCCGACGGGTTGCGCTATGACGTGCCGTTCAACACCACGCTCTTCATCAACGCATCGATCGAGGCGGTGGTCCATACCTTCATCGAGGCCATCATTCTGGTGGTCGTGGTGGTCTTCCTGTTCCTGCAGAACTGGCGGGCGACGGTTATCCCGGTCCTCGCCGTACCGGTCTCGATCATCGGCACCTTCGCGGGCATGTATCTGCTCGGCTTCTCCATCAATCTCCTCACCCTGTTCGGGCTCATCCTGGCCATCGGCATCGTGGTCGACGATGCCATCATCGTTCTGGAGAACGTCGAACGGATCATGTCGTCGGAGGGAAAGAGCCCGCGCGAGGCGGCGATCCAGGCGATGCACGAGGTCAGCGGGCCGGTGGTGGCCGTCGTGCTCGTGCTCTGCGCAGTGTTCATCCCAGTGTCGTTCCTCGGCGGGCTGGCCGGCGAGCTCTACCGGCAATTCGCCGTCACCATCGCGGTGTCGGTGGTCGTGTCCGGCATCGTGGCCCTGACCCTGACGCCGGCCCTGTGCGCGGTCTTTCTCAAGGAGGGACATCAGGAGCCCTGGCTGCCGTTCCGCGTCTTCAACCGCGGCTTCGACTGGCTGACCCAGCGTTTCGTCGGCGGCACCGCCTTCTTCCTGCGGCGCGCCCTGGCGGTCTTGGCCATCATTGTCCTGATGTTTGGGGCCACCTGGTGGCTGTTCCAGCGGGTCCCGGGAGGGCTCGTGCCGGCGGAGGATCAGGGGTCCTTCTTCCTTGTGACGATGCTGCCGCCGGCCGCTTCCCTCGACCGGACGATCGCCGTCACCGCGAAGGTCACCGAAGGGGCGATGCAGAACCCGGCCGTGGCCGACGTGGTGACGATTTCAGGCTTCGATTTCCTGTCCGGGGCGCAGAAGACCAATGCGGGCGTGTCCTTCGTCACCCTCAAGGACTGGTCGGAACGCACGGATCCGAGCCTTGATGCGCGCAATCTCGCGCCGTCTTTTGCAGCCCTCAACGCCAATTTCCGTGACGGGGTCGTGATCGGCTTCAACCCGCCCCCCATCATGGGCCTGAGCACCACGGGCGGTTTCGAGTTCTATCTTCAGGACCGCTCCGGCGGCAATCTGGAGAGCCTCGCCCAGGCGGCTCAGCAGGTGATTCAGGCGGCCAGCCAGCGCCCGGAGCTTGCGGGTGTCTCGACCACGTTCAACACGGGTGTGCCCCAGTACCGGATCGATGTCGACCGGGACAAGGCGAAGGCGCTGGGCGTGCCGATCACGACCATCTTCGACACCATGCAGAGCACGTTCGGGAGCCTGTACGTCAACGATTTCAGCCTGTTCGGCCGCACCTATCGGGTGAGCCTGTCGTCCGAGGCCCAGTTCCGTCAGACGCCGGATGATCTGCGGCACGTCTTCGTGCGTTCCGCCAACGACACGATGGTTCCTCTGAACGCTCTGGTTTCGGCCACCCGCATCGTCGGGCCGGATGTAGTCGACCGGTTCAATGTCTTCCCGGCGGCGAAAATCCAGGGCAATCCGGCGCCTGGCTATTCGTCCGGCCAGGCCATCGCGGCCATGGAGCAGGTGGTCGCCCAGACCCTCTCGTCCGATTACTCCATCGGCTGGACTGGATCCGCCTATCAGGAACTGCAATCGGCCGGAACGGGCACGCAAGGGTTCGTGTTCGGCCTCATCATGGTGTTCCTGATCCTGGCGGCGCAGTACGAGCGCTGGTCGCTGCCGTTCGCGGTCATCGCGGCGGTCCCGTTCGCGGTCTTTGGCGCCATCCTGGCCATCTGGCTGCGCGGCATCGAGAACGACATCTATTTCCAGGTCGGTCTCGTCACCCTCATCGGCCTGGCGGCCAAGAACGCGATCCTGATCGTCGAGTTTGCGACAGAGCGCTACCGCGCCGGAATGCCGGCCTACGAGGCCGCCCTTGAGGCAGCGCGGCTCCGGTTCAGGCCCATCGTCATGACCTCGCTCGCCTTCATCCTCGGTGTCGTGCCGCTGGCGACCGCGACGGGCGCCAGTTCGGCCAGCCGCCACTCCATCGGCACGGGCGTGATCGGCGGCATGCTGGCCGCGACCTTCCTGGCGATCTTCTTTGTCCCGCTGTTCTTCCGACTGGTGACGCGCGACAGGAAACGCCAGGAGCCTGCTGAGGCGCCGGCTCCTCCGGCGCCGGCCGAATGA
- a CDS encoding methylglyoxal synthase gives MNKLTLALVAHDAKKDDMADFVAMHENSIRPFTLFATGTTGGRVMERCPALSVTRLKSGPLGGDQQIGAMIAEGKIDALFFFVDPLSPHPHDVDVKALMRLALVYNIPMALNRATAERLIISFDP, from the coding sequence ATGAACAAGCTGACCTTGGCGCTCGTGGCCCACGACGCCAAAAAGGACGACATGGCCGATTTCGTCGCCATGCACGAGAATTCCATTCGCCCCTTCACGCTCTTCGCCACCGGAACCACCGGCGGACGCGTGATGGAGCGCTGCCCTGCGCTGTCCGTCACGCGGCTGAAGAGCGGCCCCCTCGGCGGCGATCAGCAGATCGGTGCGATGATCGCCGAGGGGAAGATCGACGCCCTGTTCTTCTTCGTCGATCCCCTGTCCCCGCACCCTCACGACGTGGACGTGAAGGCGCTCATGCGCCTCGCCCTCGTCTACAACATCCCGATGGCCCTCAACCGGGCCACGGCAGAGCGCCTCATCATCAGCTTCGATCCTTAA
- the aroA gene encoding 3-phosphoshikimate 1-carboxyvinyltransferase, giving the protein MGHAHGIASPVTGRAGGALKGRLRVPGDKSISHRSMIFGLLAIGETRVEGLLEGDDVLRTAEACKALGAQITREGPGRWRILGVGIGGLSEPAGILDFGNAGTGSRLMMGVAGSHPITTTFDGDASLRKRPMRRILDPLVRMGVTVVSEAEGGRVPLTLRGPRETIPITYETPAASAQIKSAILLAGLNSPGRTTVIEREATRDHTERMLRHFGATVEVVPHGEDGRAITLQGQPELKGSTVVVPSDPSSAAFPIVAALITPGSDVVIEGVMMNPLRTGLITTLLEMGASIERLNERDEGGETVADLRVQASRLTGVTVPAARAPAMIDEYPILAVAAAFAEGTTRMQGLHELRVKESDRLAAVAAGLAETGVPHEIEGDDLVVHGTGGKVRGGGRPIATHLDHRIAMSFLVMGLATEEPVTVDDGAMIATSFPTFIPLMRELGATIID; this is encoded by the coding sequence ATGGGACACGCGCACGGAATAGCATCACCCGTCACCGGCCGGGCCGGCGGGGCCTTGAAGGGGCGCCTTCGTGTCCCCGGCGACAAGTCGATCTCCCACCGCTCCATGATCTTCGGCCTGCTCGCCATCGGCGAAACCCGGGTCGAGGGCCTCCTGGAAGGCGATGACGTGCTCCGCACTGCAGAGGCCTGCAAAGCCCTCGGCGCCCAGATCACCCGCGAGGGCCCCGGCCGCTGGCGTATCCTCGGCGTCGGCATCGGCGGCCTGAGCGAGCCAGCCGGCATCCTCGATTTCGGCAATGCGGGCACCGGCTCCCGGCTGATGATGGGCGTGGCGGGCAGCCACCCGATCACCACCACCTTCGACGGCGACGCCTCCCTGCGCAAGCGCCCGATGCGCCGTATTCTCGATCCCCTTGTCCGGATGGGCGTCACTGTGGTCAGCGAGGCGGAGGGCGGGCGCGTGCCCCTCACGCTGCGCGGGCCGCGCGAGACAATCCCGATCACCTACGAGACCCCGGCCGCCTCCGCCCAGATCAAGTCCGCGATCCTGCTCGCGGGCCTGAACTCGCCTGGCCGGACCACCGTGATCGAGCGCGAGGCGACCCGGGACCATACAGAGCGGATGCTGCGCCACTTTGGCGCAACGGTCGAAGTCGTCCCCCACGGGGAGGACGGCCGCGCCATCACGCTCCAGGGCCAGCCTGAGCTGAAGGGCTCTACCGTCGTGGTGCCGAGCGACCCCTCGTCGGCGGCTTTCCCGATCGTTGCGGCGCTGATCACGCCCGGATCCGACGTGGTGATCGAAGGCGTGATGATGAACCCGCTCCGCACGGGCCTCATCACGACGCTTCTTGAGATGGGAGCCTCCATCGAGCGCCTGAACGAGCGGGACGAGGGCGGCGAGACGGTCGCGGACCTGCGCGTGCAGGCGAGCCGCCTGACCGGCGTCACGGTTCCGGCCGCGCGGGCGCCCGCCATGATCGACGAATATCCGATCCTGGCCGTCGCGGCCGCCTTCGCCGAAGGAACCACCCGGATGCAGGGCCTTCACGAGCTCAGGGTCAAGGAATCCGACCGTCTGGCGGCCGTCGCGGCAGGCCTCGCGGAGACGGGCGTCCCCCACGAAATCGAGGGCGACGACCTCGTGGTCCATGGCACGGGCGGTAAGGTCCGGGGCGGCGGTCGCCCGATCGCCACCCATCTCGACCACCGCATCGCCATGTCGTTCCTGGTCATGGGGCTGGCGACCGAGGAGCCGGTGACGGTGGACGACGGCGCCATGATCGCCACCAGCTTCCCGACCTTTATCCCGCTCATGCGCGAGCTCGGCGCCACCATCATCGACTGA
- a CDS encoding bifunctional diguanylate cyclase/phosphodiesterase, whose product MTRMLLSRDAILSVYNSSGQDTLDLLGSPEPAAAPRQTRSRSGRSSSAQETSSHEASHQEGPSQDGAGQDGSAWEPTRAHAPEDGLTGVYSRNHFQGRCAEAIARAEAAGSRLALILLGLDRFKDLNGSFGYQIGDDVLIDIARGLRALLGRNDAIGRFGGDEFALLVTDSPAREDVTSLAGRLLEVTAAIMRRYLPRLRSGASLGIALFPEHGRQVDELIQNADLALHRAKNEARGQAQIYAPHMRAAALGRLEQLAAFQRALEAGEIQPFYQPQMRLTDRRACGFEALARWVRPSGEILAPGQFQAALEDPDTSTLLGEHMLSAVSRDLQHWSKAGLPRCKVSVNAAAPELKRGDYPEKVAGLFAAQGIAPSQLTVEITESVLLDDRGADVAQTLGALRQLGVSIALDDFGTGFASLTHLKSYAVDQIKIDRSFIVHLATSPNDRAIVRATLDLAKRLGMQTVAEGLEDAAQLRCLQMLGCDQGQGFLFSPALPVDEAAAYFKAHHAYRRAQLYQFVLPARP is encoded by the coding sequence ATGACCCGCATGCTCTTGTCGCGCGACGCGATCCTCTCCGTCTACAATTCCTCGGGGCAGGATACGCTCGATCTGTTGGGCAGCCCTGAGCCGGCTGCCGCGCCGCGCCAAACCCGCTCCCGCTCCGGCCGCTCTTCGTCTGCTCAGGAAACGTCGAGCCACGAGGCATCGCATCAGGAGGGGCCGAGCCAGGATGGCGCTGGCCAGGACGGATCGGCCTGGGAGCCGACGCGGGCCCACGCGCCGGAGGACGGCCTGACGGGCGTCTACAGTCGCAACCACTTCCAGGGCCGCTGCGCCGAAGCCATCGCCCGAGCCGAGGCGGCGGGCAGCCGGCTCGCCCTCATCCTGCTCGGCCTCGACCGCTTCAAGGATCTCAACGGCTCCTTCGGTTACCAGATCGGCGACGACGTCCTGATCGACATTGCCCGCGGCCTCAGGGCCCTGCTGGGCCGGAACGACGCGATCGGCCGCTTTGGCGGCGACGAGTTCGCCCTTCTGGTGACCGATAGTCCCGCACGTGAAGACGTGACCTCTTTGGCGGGCCGCCTGCTCGAGGTCACGGCTGCGATCATGCGCCGTTACCTGCCGCGGCTCAGGTCCGGTGCCAGCCTCGGCATCGCGCTCTTTCCGGAGCACGGACGCCAGGTCGACGAGCTGATCCAGAATGCCGATCTGGCGCTGCACAGGGCCAAGAACGAAGCGCGCGGGCAGGCGCAGATTTATGCCCCGCACATGCGCGCCGCCGCGCTGGGCCGACTTGAGCAGCTGGCGGCTTTCCAGCGTGCGCTCGAAGCCGGCGAGATCCAGCCGTTCTACCAGCCGCAGATGCGTCTGACGGACCGGCGCGCCTGCGGGTTCGAGGCCCTGGCCCGTTGGGTGCGCCCGTCCGGCGAGATCCTGGCGCCGGGCCAATTCCAGGCGGCCCTGGAAGATCCGGATACGTCCACCCTTTTGGGCGAGCACATGCTGAGCGCCGTCAGCCGGGATCTCCAGCACTGGAGCAAGGCTGGGCTGCCGCGCTGCAAGGTGTCGGTCAATGCGGCCGCGCCCGAGCTCAAACGGGGCGATTATCCCGAGAAAGTGGCCGGGCTGTTCGCCGCACAGGGAATTGCACCTTCGCAGCTGACGGTGGAGATCACCGAGTCGGTGCTCCTGGACGACAGGGGCGCGGATGTGGCCCAGACGCTGGGGGCGCTGCGGCAGCTCGGCGTCTCGATTGCGCTCGACGATTTCGGAACCGGGTTCGCGTCCCTGACGCATCTGAAGAGCTATGCGGTCGACCAGATCAAGATCGATCGCTCATTCATCGTGCACTTGGCCACGAGTCCGAACGACCGGGCGATCGTGCGTGCAACGCTCGATCTGGCCAAGAGGCTCGGAATGCAGACGGTGGCCGAGGGTCTGGAGGATGCCGCGCAGCTTCGCTGCCTGCAGATGCTGGGATGCGACCAAGGCCAGGGATTCCTGTTCAGTCCGGCGCTGCCGGTGGACGAGGCGGCGGCGTATTTCAAGGCGCATCATGCGTACCGCAGGGCCCAGCTCTACCAGTTCGTCCTCCCGGCAAGGCCTTAA
- the cmk gene encoding (d)CMP kinase → MIIAIDGPAASGKGTLGKRLADHLGFAHLDTGLLYRAVAAVLMARGTPLTDRDAAALAARTLDVSHLDAPDLRGARMGEAASVISAYQPVRDALLDFQRQFGGQGPGAVLDGRDIGTVVCPDADVKLFITATPEERARRRHLELLRRGEDVAYETILADIRRRDERDMTRATAPLRAADDAVTLDTTDLDADAAFQAALAVVEEKRRKT, encoded by the coding sequence ATGATCATCGCCATCGACGGCCCTGCCGCGTCCGGCAAAGGCACCCTCGGCAAGCGCCTCGCGGACCATCTGGGCTTCGCCCATCTCGATACTGGCCTCCTCTACCGGGCGGTCGCGGCCGTCTTGATGGCCCGCGGCACGCCCCTCACGGACCGGGACGCCGCGGCGCTGGCGGCCCGGACCCTCGACGTCTCCCATCTCGACGCGCCGGACCTGCGCGGCGCCAGGATGGGCGAGGCCGCTTCGGTCATCTCCGCCTACCAGCCCGTCCGGGATGCCCTGCTCGACTTCCAGCGGCAGTTCGGCGGCCAGGGGCCGGGGGCCGTGCTCGACGGCCGGGACATCGGCACTGTCGTCTGCCCGGACGCCGACGTGAAGCTCTTCATCACGGCAACCCCCGAGGAGCGGGCCCGCCGCCGCCATCTCGAACTCCTGCGGCGCGGCGAGGATGTGGCCTACGAGACGATCCTGGCCGACATCCGGCGCCGGGACGAGCGGGACATGACACGGGCCACCGCCCCGCTCAGGGCCGCGGACGACGCCGTCACGCTGGACACCACGGACCTCGATGCGGACGCGGCTTTCCAGGCGGCCCTCGCGGTCGTGGAGGAAAAACGGCGCAAAACTTGA